A genomic stretch from Pirellulales bacterium includes:
- a CDS encoding Mur ligase family protein, with the protein MDGTAYHDYALGRDCPSLGGHPSRHLKTIGVSGAVGQTTTSYLIPGVLAAGGCATGVLGRLGYFDGCRWRTAPDGTPSPDSLAQWMAKMVANRCSHAVLELAHDALAGQLLANIELDVACVTDAGLGNGFGPRPRRDERTAADLLDCLAPEGFAIVNIDDPAAESVLARIDGPVLTVGMTRPAEVTAEVVERFAGEQTFLLSIENETVPVRTRLTGKENVVSCLVAAAVGLVYGIDLPAIVRGLEAIERIPARLEGLERDRTKRAA; encoded by the coding sequence ATGGATGGCACCGCTTATCACGACTACGCTCTCGGCCGAGATTGCCCGAGCTTGGGCGGCCACCCCTCACGGCACCTGAAAACCATCGGCGTGAGCGGCGCCGTGGGCCAAACGACCACCAGCTATTTGATTCCCGGCGTGCTGGCGGCCGGTGGCTGCGCCACCGGAGTGCTGGGCAGACTGGGTTACTTCGACGGCTGCCGCTGGCGCACCGCCCCGGACGGCACGCCCTCGCCCGATTCGCTCGCCCAGTGGATGGCGAAGATGGTCGCCAATCGCTGCTCGCACGCCGTCTTGGAACTTGCCCACGACGCGTTGGCCGGACAGCTCCTGGCCAACATCGAGCTGGACGTGGCCTGCGTCACCGATGCGGGCCTTGGAAACGGCTTTGGCCCGCGGCCGAGGCGAGACGAGCGGACGGCGGCCGACCTGCTCGACTGCCTGGCGCCCGAGGGGTTTGCCATCGTCAACATCGACGACCCGGCGGCCGAAAGCGTGCTGGCGCGAATCGACGGGCCGGTGCTCACGGTGGGCATGACGCGACCGGCGGAGGTGACGGCCGAGGTCGTCGAGCGGTTTGCCGGCGAGCAGACGTTTCTGCTCTCGATCGAGAACGAAACCGTCCCCGTGCGGACGCGGCTGACGGGCAAAGAGAACGTCGTCAGCTGCCTGGTGGCGGCGGCGGTGGGGCTGGTGTACGGCATCGATCTGCCGGCGATCGTGCGTGGGCTGGAAGCCATCGAGCGCATCCCCGCACGCCTGGAAGGACTGGAACGCGATCGGACGAAGCGGGCAGCGTGA
- a CDS encoding ATP-binding protein, which produces MADWKFYGRREQLADLERMLDRKRWFFAKVTGRRRIGKTTLIQQAMKELGSKQPVFYVQIPDSEPAGVLSAVNDALETFQVPVDRHPRPNDLLQLAKLLEAMAEGGYILILDEFQYFNRKGYEEFCSYLQASVDRLAAKAEQVRGGLLVLGSIHTEMVALLEGRTAPLYNRVTDAIHLTHLDIGSILSILQDHAEPTPERLLFLWNLFEGVPKFYRDCYEQDVLAAERKTLLRRIFFESSSPLRSEAENWFLRELRGRYDVVLKFVARNPGRRHKELVQAIREASGTADTQVGGYLKVLIERFGLIERKLPVFAKPEAKRSRYYVTDNFLRSWLAALANPVSAIAFRPLDDLIDEADQRLEAVEGGSLEKLAGQLYEERSRKGIGDFPITHRVQGFWDKADTEIDLVAFNETTESIRFGSCKRSPKRLMADVNNFKRHVERFLRTMPKYQGWTKQFVGISPVLDAEQRAFLTDHDILPQDLSTLTLGLN; this is translated from the coding sequence ATGGCCGATTGGAAGTTCTACGGACGAAGGGAGCAGCTTGCGGATTTGGAGCGAATGCTCGACCGGAAACGCTGGTTCTTTGCCAAGGTCACGGGTCGTCGCCGGATCGGCAAGACGACGCTCATTCAACAAGCAATGAAGGAACTCGGCAGCAAGCAGCCCGTGTTCTACGTTCAGATACCCGATTCTGAGCCAGCCGGTGTCCTCTCCGCAGTGAACGACGCCTTGGAAACATTCCAAGTACCTGTCGACCGGCATCCCCGCCCAAACGACCTTCTACAACTTGCGAAGTTGCTGGAGGCAATGGCTGAAGGCGGCTACATCCTCATCCTTGACGAGTTCCAATACTTCAATCGCAAGGGGTACGAGGAGTTCTGCTCGTACTTGCAGGCAAGCGTGGATCGGCTGGCAGCGAAGGCAGAACAGGTTCGAGGCGGGTTGCTCGTCCTTGGCTCCATCCACACGGAGATGGTTGCCTTACTCGAAGGTCGAACGGCTCCGCTCTACAACCGAGTCACCGATGCCATCCACCTCACCCATCTCGACATCGGCTCGATTCTGTCCATCCTTCAAGATCATGCTGAGCCGACCCCAGAGCGTCTGCTGTTCCTTTGGAACCTCTTCGAGGGAGTTCCCAAGTTCTACCGTGACTGTTACGAGCAAGATGTGCTTGCCGCCGAACGAAAGACTCTGCTGCGCCGCATCTTCTTTGAAAGTTCGTCGCCGCTTCGGTCGGAAGCTGAGAACTGGTTTCTGCGTGAACTGCGTGGCCGGTACGATGTGGTCTTGAAGTTCGTGGCCCGCAATCCGGGGCGAAGGCACAAGGAATTGGTTCAAGCAATTCGAGAGGCCAGCGGGACCGCCGACACGCAAGTCGGCGGCTATTTGAAGGTTCTCATCGAGCGATTCGGGCTGATCGAACGCAAGTTGCCGGTGTTCGCCAAACCAGAAGCGAAGCGCAGCCGCTACTATGTCACCGACAATTTTCTCCGTTCGTGGCTGGCGGCCTTGGCGAATCCCGTTTCTGCGATCGCGTTTCGACCACTTGACGATCTGATTGATGAAGCCGATCAGCGACTCGAAGCTGTCGAAGGTGGCTCACTGGAGAAACTGGCCGGCCAACTTTACGAGGAACGGAGCCGCAAGGGAATTGGCGATTTTCCGATCACGCATCGAGTGCAAGGATTCTGGGACAAGGCCGACACCGAGATTGATCTTGTGGCCTTCAATGAAACGACCGAATCCATTCGCTTCGGCTCGTGCAAACGGTCCCCCAAGAGGCTGATGGCCGACGTGAACAACTTTAAGCGGCACGTTGAGCGTTTTCTTCGAACGATGCCCAAATATCAGGGGTGGACGAAGCAGTTCGTTGGCATCTCACCTGTCTTGGACGCCGAACAACGGGCGTTCCTGACCGACCACGACATCCTTCCACAGGATTTGAGTACGCTAACACTCGGCTTGAATTGA
- a CDS encoding protein kinase translates to MARRTSSIVEQIEQSRLLSDRELSEAQVEVAGLASLSDAAYVNRLVEFGLLTAWQGLQLLAGRTSFFVGPYKLLQRIGHGGAAAVYKAQHTTIGQIVALKVFPTSLSQVRDAAARFRRETEASVRVNHPHVVSGYGSKCFDGRGVLIMEFVNGDDLSRWLKRCGSLPIDWCCEAARQAALGLGHIHQRGLVHRDIKPSNVLAVGASGRETPHVKVADLGAANIKYNEALSSQTQLTALGTLLGTPNYMSPEQIEDGHGADPRSDIFSLGCTLFKLLSNELPWTGATLEERLKARMKQPPLRVRQFRRDIPPRIEQIIEAMLARRPENRPASADEVAGELAAFARSKGAESPTAAVANPAAPSPAEPWPPILRIRGREPETVVLPPAPPVTVQTPLEWRLLRESLQGPPQTSVMREQDTVVVGRGRDCHIRVRDVQVSRRHCQFAWRNGGWQIEDLGSQNGTYVNGLSATTCELNSGDQIRIGSTRLWIVAVCAVDAVAAAGSARPGRRGGPATA, encoded by the coding sequence ATGGCACGCCGCACCTCTTCGATCGTCGAGCAAATCGAACAGAGCCGACTGCTGTCCGACCGCGAACTCTCCGAGGCGCAAGTCGAAGTGGCCGGCCTGGCAAGTCTTTCGGACGCCGCCTACGTCAACCGCCTGGTCGAGTTCGGGCTGTTGACGGCCTGGCAGGGGCTGCAGTTGCTGGCCGGACGCACGTCCTTTTTCGTGGGCCCCTACAAGCTCCTGCAGCGGATCGGGCACGGCGGCGCCGCGGCCGTCTACAAGGCCCAGCACACCACGATCGGCCAAATCGTGGCCCTGAAGGTGTTTCCCACGTCGTTGTCGCAAGTCCGCGACGCCGCCGCGCGGTTCCGCCGGGAGACCGAGGCCTCGGTGCGCGTCAACCACCCGCACGTGGTTTCAGGCTACGGCAGCAAGTGTTTCGACGGCCGCGGCGTACTGATCATGGAGTTCGTCAACGGCGACGACCTGTCCCGCTGGCTGAAGCGCTGCGGGTCGCTGCCGATCGACTGGTGCTGCGAGGCCGCCCGGCAGGCCGCCTTGGGGTTGGGGCACATTCACCAGCGAGGTCTCGTGCATCGCGACATCAAGCCCAGCAATGTTTTGGCCGTCGGCGCCTCCGGCCGCGAGACGCCGCACGTCAAGGTCGCCGACCTGGGAGCCGCCAATATCAAGTACAACGAGGCGTTGTCGTCGCAGACGCAACTCACCGCGCTGGGAACCCTGCTCGGCACGCCCAACTATATGTCGCCGGAGCAGATCGAAGACGGCCACGGCGCCGATCCCCGCTCGGACATTTTCAGCCTGGGTTGCACGCTTTTCAAGCTATTGAGCAACGAACTGCCCTGGACGGGAGCGACGCTTGAGGAGCGTCTGAAGGCCAGGATGAAGCAACCTCCCTTGCGCGTCCGGCAATTCCGCCGCGACATACCGCCGCGCATCGAGCAAATCATCGAGGCGATGCTGGCGCGTCGGCCCGAAAACCGTCCTGCTTCGGCCGACGAGGTCGCCGGCGAGCTGGCGGCTTTTGCGCGGTCGAAAGGGGCTGAGTCGCCGACGGCAGCCGTGGCCAATCCCGCGGCACCATCACCGGCGGAACCGTGGCCGCCGATTTTGCGCATCCGTGGTCGCGAACCCGAGACGGTGGTGCTCCCGCCCGCGCCGCCGGTGACGGTGCAGACGCCGCTGGAATGGCGGCTGCTGCGCGAGTCGCTGCAGGGGCCGCCGCAGACGTCCGTCATGCGCGAGCAGGACACGGTCGTCGTGGGCCGGGGGCGCGACTGCCATATCCGCGTCCGCGATGTCCAGGTGTCGCGACGCCACTGCCAGTTTGCCTGGCGCAACGGAGGCTGGCAGATCGAGGATCTGGGAAGCCAGAACGGCACCTATGTGAACGGGCTAAGTGCCACGACCTGCGAGCTGAACAGCGGCGATCAGATCCGCATCGGCTCGACCCGGCTTTGGATTGTGGCCGTTTGCGCCGTCGATGCGGTGGCCGCCGCCGGCAGCGCCAGGCCCGGCCGACGCGGGGGCCCGGCGACGGCTTAG
- a CDS encoding FHA domain-containing protein produces MPEVKATPPTASASLILTNHPTGGWCHAIEERAKVIGRADDVDIPVPAQFRSVSRKHAEVWRDHRGFWIRDLGSRVGTRINLVWVDRLPQVKLVPGDLINLGGNVEIQVVAGQLADESPREEDDLLSGLPSDDPTIGLVPQASRRQVLCEHISPAELELMVWISRGYLDNEELGRFLHRSPHTVRTQINSILRKLGLHSRGDIVGWLKRPAQSGKSPSGKA; encoded by the coding sequence GTGCCAGAAGTCAAAGCCACTCCACCCACCGCCAGCGCGTCCTTGATTCTGACCAATCACCCCACGGGCGGCTGGTGCCACGCGATCGAAGAGCGCGCTAAGGTGATTGGCCGGGCCGACGACGTCGACATCCCGGTACCCGCGCAGTTCCGGTCGGTCTCGCGCAAACACGCCGAAGTTTGGCGCGATCATCGCGGTTTCTGGATCCGCGATCTTGGCTCGCGCGTGGGGACCCGCATCAACCTGGTGTGGGTCGATCGGCTTCCCCAGGTCAAGCTCGTGCCGGGCGACCTGATCAACCTGGGAGGCAACGTGGAGATTCAGGTCGTCGCGGGGCAGCTCGCCGACGAATCTCCTAGGGAGGAGGACGATTTGCTGAGCGGCTTGCCCAGCGACGACCCGACGATCGGCCTGGTGCCCCAGGCCAGCCGGCGGCAGGTGCTCTGCGAACATATCTCGCCGGCCGAACTCGAGTTGATGGTCTGGATCAGCCGGGGCTACCTGGACAACGAGGAGTTGGGCCGTTTCCTGCACCGCAGCCCGCACACGGTCCGCACGCAGATCAACAGCATCCTGCGCAAGCTGGGCCTGCACAGCCGCGGAGACATTGTCGGCTGGTTGAAGCGTCCTGCGCAGAGCGGCAAATCGCCCTCCGGGAAAGCCTGA
- a CDS encoding SDR family oxidoreductase, which translates to MRTFLVTGGAGFIGSHIAAALVERGDRVRVLDNLSTGHRENLPAGGDRVEFLHGDLNDRELVARAVAGVDCVFHQAALASVPRSVEAPLDTNAACVTGTVALLDAARRAGVRRVVYAGSSSAYGEQVKSPKSEGDLPAPISPYGAAKLAGEYYCQAFTATYGLETVVLRYFNVFGPRQDPNSPYSAVIPLFITALLAGRRPTVFGDGHQSRDFTYVDNVVQGNLCAADAAGASGRVFNVANGRSTSLLDLLAELNRLLGTAVEPLHAPPRAGDIRESLADIRAAQSILGYQPRVGFQEGLQRSLAYYRQIVG; encoded by the coding sequence ATGCGAACATTCCTGGTTACCGGCGGTGCCGGCTTCATCGGTTCTCATATCGCTGCGGCCCTGGTCGAGCGCGGAGATCGGGTCCGCGTGCTCGATAACCTCAGCACCGGTCATCGCGAGAACTTGCCCGCCGGCGGCGATCGGGTGGAGTTTCTGCACGGCGATCTGAACGACCGCGAGTTGGTGGCCCGCGCCGTGGCGGGCGTCGACTGCGTTTTCCACCAGGCCGCCCTGGCCTCGGTCCCGCGCAGCGTCGAAGCCCCGCTGGACACCAATGCGGCCTGTGTGACGGGCACCGTGGCGCTGCTCGATGCCGCCCGACGAGCGGGCGTGCGGCGCGTGGTTTACGCCGGCTCCAGCAGCGCCTATGGCGAACAGGTCAAGTCGCCGAAGTCGGAGGGCGATCTTCCGGCTCCCATCTCGCCCTACGGCGCGGCCAAGCTGGCGGGCGAGTATTATTGCCAGGCGTTCACCGCCACCTACGGACTGGAAACGGTGGTTCTCCGTTACTTCAACGTCTTCGGGCCCCGGCAGGATCCCAACAGCCCCTATTCGGCCGTGATTCCGCTGTTCATCACGGCATTGCTGGCAGGCCGGCGTCCGACGGTCTTCGGGGACGGGCATCAGTCGCGGGATTTCACCTATGTTGACAATGTGGTGCAAGGGAACCTTTGCGCGGCGGATGCGGCGGGAGCCAGCGGCCGCGTGTTCAACGTGGCCAATGGCCGCTCCACCAGCTTGCTCGATCTGCTGGCCGAGTTGAACCGCCTGCTCGGCACGGCGGTGGAACCGCTCCACGCGCCGCCCCGCGCCGGTGACATTCGCGAGAGCCTGGCCGATATCCGCGCCGCGCAAAGCATCCTTGGCTATCAGCCCCGCGTCGGCTTTCAGGAAGGCCTGCAGCGGTCGCTGGCTTATTACCGGCAAATCGTCGGCTAG
- a CDS encoding YdcF family protein, with protein sequence MYRLLNELLRPYTLLLIVVAFSAVWAWRRRASRWAPRVLLAAVAGLLLPSIPAVSDLGFASLEAQTVPLTVLPADTAAMVVLSGGILPPTAKQPRALPGEDTLYRCLSAAELYRGKPCLVVVSGGTVAPEDGAPPVAEVMREFLVRLGVNSDDLLVEDRSTTTYENAVESRRVLERLGRRRIVLVTDALHMPRAAACFRHVGLEVTEAPCRFITGKSDWSPGRFLPSSGAARGSERVMHEWLGVVWYWLQGRM encoded by the coding sequence ATGTACCGACTCCTCAATGAGCTGTTGCGCCCTTACACGCTGTTGCTGATCGTCGTGGCGTTCAGCGCAGTCTGGGCCTGGCGGCGGCGAGCGAGTCGCTGGGCTCCGCGGGTGCTGCTGGCGGCCGTGGCCGGATTGCTGTTGCCGTCGATTCCCGCCGTCAGCGACCTGGGCTTCGCCAGCTTGGAAGCTCAAACCGTTCCGCTGACGGTGTTGCCCGCCGACACGGCGGCGATGGTGGTCCTGTCGGGAGGGATTTTGCCGCCGACGGCCAAGCAGCCGCGCGCCCTGCCTGGCGAAGACACGCTCTACCGCTGCCTGAGCGCGGCGGAACTCTATCGCGGCAAACCATGCCTCGTCGTCGTCAGCGGCGGGACCGTCGCTCCCGAGGACGGTGCGCCCCCCGTGGCGGAGGTGATGCGGGAGTTTCTCGTGCGGCTGGGCGTCAACTCCGACGACCTCCTTGTGGAAGACCGTTCGACGACCACCTATGAGAATGCCGTCGAGAGCCGGCGCGTGCTCGAGCGTCTGGGGCGGCGACGGATTGTATTGGTCACCGACGCGCTGCACATGCCGCGGGCCGCCGCCTGCTTCCGCCACGTCGGCCTGGAAGTGACCGAGGCCCCCTGCCGTTTCATCACCGGCAAGTCCGACTGGTCGCCAGGCCGTTTTCTGCCCAGCTCGGGCGCGGCACGCGGCAGCGAGCGCGTGATGCATGAATGGCTGGGGGTGGTCTGGTATTGGCTGCAAGGCAGAATGTAA
- a CDS encoding DUF4339 domain-containing protein, whose translation MENWYCEVLFTELGPLSWDQLREWASRGTLRPKDRVRQASGGWRVAADVEGLFIAPSATDSTDFEVDAATPPKPADDDFDFDVSTP comes from the coding sequence ATGGAAAACTGGTACTGTGAAGTGCTGTTCACGGAGCTCGGCCCCTTGTCGTGGGACCAACTCCGCGAGTGGGCGTCGCGCGGCACGCTGCGGCCGAAGGACCGCGTGCGGCAGGCAAGTGGCGGCTGGCGCGTGGCCGCGGACGTCGAGGGTCTGTTCATTGCGCCCTCCGCGACCGACTCGACCGATTTCGAAGTCGATGCCGCAACGCCGCCCAAGCCGGCCGACGACGATTTCGATTTCGACGTTTCCACGCCGTAG
- a CDS encoding GGDEF domain-containing protein has protein sequence MLDMIIAVLASIVVIQSVLLAAALGYCRFGVSKPSSGDEQSDAVKSRDGLLGDYQGVLSDTLARVGIEGANIADMGAQLTERENDMTAVLRTELTARVNELVEANSGLRRDLASAQERLAVQCATLQRLSAESRHDCLTQLPNRRAFEERLVELFGRHQRYGEEFVMVIFDVDKFKSFNDNYGHAAGDAVLAAIAKVVSERRRSTDFVARIGGEEFALLLTHTTLGKAEQCVAGYRKAIEFTTVQTNGQRLCVTASFGAAEVLPGENACDLKERADRALYAAKDSGRNCARFHDGTGIAASCAEPAVAAP, from the coding sequence ATGCTTGACATGATCATCGCGGTGCTGGCGTCTATCGTCGTCATTCAAAGCGTCCTTTTGGCCGCCGCGCTGGGCTACTGCCGGTTCGGTGTTTCAAAACCGTCCTCCGGCGACGAGCAATCCGACGCCGTCAAGTCGCGCGACGGGCTGTTGGGTGATTATCAGGGCGTCCTGAGCGACACGCTGGCGCGGGTCGGCATCGAAGGCGCGAACATCGCGGATATGGGCGCGCAACTCACCGAGCGCGAGAACGACATGACGGCCGTGCTCAGGACGGAGCTGACGGCCCGAGTCAACGAGCTCGTCGAAGCCAACAGCGGTCTCCGTCGCGATCTCGCTTCGGCCCAGGAGCGGCTGGCAGTCCAGTGCGCCACGCTCCAGCGGTTGTCGGCCGAATCCCGCCACGATTGCCTCACCCAATTGCCGAACCGCCGCGCATTCGAGGAGCGTCTCGTCGAACTCTTCGGGCGTCACCAACGCTACGGCGAAGAGTTCGTGATGGTGATCTTCGACGTCGACAAATTCAAGTCGTTCAACGACAATTACGGTCACGCCGCGGGCGACGCCGTACTGGCAGCCATCGCCAAGGTGGTCTCCGAGCGGCGCCGCAGCACGGATTTCGTGGCCCGTATCGGCGGCGAAGAGTTCGCCCTTCTGCTGACGCACACGACGCTCGGAAAGGCCGAGCAGTGCGTCGCGGGGTATCGCAAGGCGATTGAGTTTACGACGGTGCAGACCAACGGCCAACGGTTGTGCGTCACGGCCAGCTTCGGCGCCGCGGAGGTGCTGCCCGGTGAGAACGCCTGCGATCTGAAAGAGCGGGCCGACCGGGCGCTCTATGCGGCGAAGGATTCCGGCCGCAATTGCGCGCGGTTCCACGACGGGACCGGCATCGCTGCTTCCTGCGCCGAACCAGCGGTCGCCGCGCCGTAA
- a CDS encoding PilZ domain-containing protein: MLPGTEKQPPPLTPEKDTLDALDRISEFETEKLLRPPAAIAAFVRRIVRGAEYYVGPELRREPRYAVSLPVAGVPVDASLKKAGDAFIALTRDISSSGIAMYHTRRVSEGFLALEIKSASGDKLRVLAEVLRCTPVGLFYEIAAKFVSRLDD, encoded by the coding sequence ATGTTGCCGGGAACCGAGAAGCAACCGCCCCCGCTGACGCCGGAAAAGGACACCCTCGACGCGCTGGACCGCATCTCCGAGTTCGAAACGGAGAAGCTCCTGCGCCCGCCGGCGGCGATCGCCGCGTTCGTACGCAGAATCGTACGCGGGGCCGAGTATTACGTCGGGCCCGAGCTGCGACGCGAGCCGCGGTATGCGGTGAGTCTGCCGGTGGCCGGGGTGCCGGTCGATGCCTCGCTGAAAAAAGCGGGCGACGCGTTCATCGCCTTGACGCGCGACATCTCCAGCAGTGGGATCGCCATGTACCATACCCGGCGCGTCTCCGAAGGGTTCTTGGCCTTGGAAATCAAATCGGCCTCGGGTGACAAGCTCCGCGTACTGGCGGAAGTGCTGCGATGCACTCCGGTCGGTCTGTTTTACGAGATCGCAGCGAAGTTCGTCTCCCGGCTCGACGACTGA